ACCGCATCGCCGTTAAAGGTTTGCACCGGCGGGCGCGGATGATCCAGCGGCAGGTTTAACACCGGCGGATTAATACCGATCTTTTCTTTCCAGTAATTGAGCTGTTCTTGCAAAACATCGTCTTTAAGCCAGCTGCGTTGCCAGGCTGCAAAGTCGGCATATTGAATGGGCAACTCCGGCAGCGGCGAAGGCAGCCCCTTGCTGAACGCCTCGTAAAGCGCGCCCACTTCGCGCATGAACACGCTGGTGGACCAGCCGTCGGAGATGATGTGGTGCATGGTGAACATGAAAATAAAATCGTGTTCGGACAGTTTTACCAGTTGCAAACGGAACAGCGGCCAGCGATCCAGCTTAAACGGTTGCATGGCGTCCCGGTTCAGCAGCCGACGCACTTTTTCATCCCGATCGCTTTCGTTTTGCAGATCGATAATCGGCAGTTCGAAGGACACGTCATCCAGAATCTTTTGCGCCGGCTGACCGTTGTTGTTCACAAAAATGGTGCGCAACACTTCGTGACGACGGATGATTTCATTAACGGCCTTCTCTAATGCCTGAACATTAAGCTGGCCCTTAATGCGCACGGCGGCCGGAATGTTGTAAAAAGGGCTGTCCGGTGAAAGTTGATCTAAAAACCAGAGACGCTGCTGGGCAAATGAGAGCGGCAACTGGCCGCTGCGCGGCTGGCGCGTCAGCGGCGGTATTTTAACGCCTGTGGTTTGCAATCGTGCTTGCTCGATCTTTAAGGTGAGTTCGGCAATGGTCGGAGCCTCAAACAGATCTTTCAGCGGCAGTTCCACGCCAAAGGCCTCGCGAATGCGCGACATCAACTGCGTGGCCAGCAGCGAGTGCCCGCCCAGCTCAAAAAAGTTGTTGTGCACGCCCACCTGCGGCAGGTGTAAAATTTCTTGCCAGATGCCGGCTAATATTTCTTCGTCCGGCGTGCGCGGCGCGACCCATTCTTCTTGTTTTTCACTCTGCGCGTAATCGGGACGGGGCAGGGCTTTGCGGTCGATTTTGCCGTTGGGCGTCAGCGGAAAACGTTCTAACAGCACAAACCAGCCGGGCACCATGTAATCGGGTAATCGTTCTTTTAAAAAGGCCCGTAAACTTGCCTCGTCAAAGGTCTCTTTGTCGGCGGGAATGATGTAAGCCACCAGACGCGGATCGTTGGCAAAATCGCTGCGCACTACCGCCACCGCGTCCTGCACCTGATCGTTTTCCTGCAAAACATTTTCGATTTCGCCCAGTTCGATGCGGTAACCGCGGATTTTAACCTGATGATCCACGCGGCCGATGAATTCTAATTGTCCATTTTTCAGGTAACGCACCAGGTCGCCGGTTTTGTAAAGGCGCGCGCCGGGCTCATTGGAGAAAGGATATGGAATAAAACGTTCGGCCGTCAGGTCCGGGCGCTTCAGGTAGCCGCGCGCCACGCCTATCCCGCCGATGTACAGTTCGCCGGGCACGCCAATGGGCGTTGGCTGCAGATGGTCGTCCAGTACGTAAACGCGCGTGTTGAAGATGGCCTGTCCGATGGGCACAGAGCCGCTTCCGTGCCACTGGCGAGCTTCGAATACCACACAGCCGACCACGGTTTCGGTAGGACCGTACTCGTTAAACAGCAGAGTCTCCGGCGCGTGCTGCTGCCAGAACTCAATCTGGTCGGCGGTCAGGTTTTCGCCGCCAATGATGAAGGCGTGCGTTAAATCGGCCGCTTCGTGAGGCGGAATTTGCTTGCTCAATAGTTCCAGATGGGCCGGCGTTATCTTAATTAAACTGAAATTGCGGTAGCGCAGCAGGGCCTCTCCCAGGGCGTCGATTTCCGTGTCGTCCGGCAGCAGGTAAACCGTTTTGCCGGTAATAAGCGGCGAGTAGATGGCCGTTACCGTGGCGTCGAAGGCCAGGGTGGAATGCACCAGCGAACCGATTCCCTTTTGCACCGGATAGGTGGAAACGATCCAGTTAAGGTAGTTGGACAGTCCCTGATGGTGGATCAGCGTGCCCTTGGGGCGGCCGGTGGAACCGGAAGTGTAGATCACGTAACAAAGGTTTTGCGGTTCAATGGCCAGGCCAGGATTGGCCTCGCTGCCGGTGGCAATGGCCAGCCAGTCGGTGTCTATTTTGATGAGCGCCGCCTGATGAGCGGGTAATTTTACGGCGGACTGTTCGCTGGTAATGATCAGTTTTAGACCGGCGTCTTCAATCATGAATTTAAGCCGTTCCTGCGGATAATTTACATCCAGCGGCACGTAAGCAGCGCCGGCTTTTAAAATGCCTAAAAGCGCCGCTAACATTTGCGGCGAGCGTTCCACAGCCACGCCGATCAGTTGATCGCGCTGTACGCCGCGCGCTAACAGATAATGGGCCAGTTGATTGGCGCGTTGATTGAGTTCGGCGTAAGTCCACCGCTGTCCTTCCATCTCCACGGCTATGGCCTCGGGGCTGGCGGCGGCCTGACGCTCGAACATGTCCACCACGGTGCCAGTGAGAACGGGCAGCGCCTGTTTGCCGTTCCAGGCTTCCAGCAGTAAACGTTTTTCTTCCGCAGGGAGGAAGTCAATACGGTCAACGGGCGTGTCGGGTTGTTGAACCAGCGCTTCGGCCAACCGCGTAAAGTGCCGCACAAAGCGCTCAATGGTGTCTTCGTCGAACAGATCGGTGTTGAATTCCAGCGCGCCGCTGAAGTGGTCGGCTTCTTCTAACATAAAGAGCGTCATGTCGAATTTAGCGGTTTTGCTGTGCGCTTCGATGGGCTGCAGCTGCAGTTCGGAATGCGGCGCCTGCATTTCGGAGCGGCCAGAAGTTTGCAGCGCGAACATCACCTGAAAGATGGGGGAATGACTCAAATTACGTTCCGGCTGCAGGGCGTCGACCAACTTTTCAAATGGCAGATCCTGGTGGGCATAGGCGGCAAGGGCCGTTTCGCGTACCTGTTTGAGTAGCTGTAAAAAGGAAGGCCGATCTTCAAAACGCGTGCGGATGGCCAGCGTATTTACAAAAAAGCCGATCAGGTTTTCGATTTCCGGATGATTTCGATTGGCAATGGGCGTGCCGATGACGATGTCGTCCTGGCCAGAGTAGCGGTACAACATGGTTTGAAACAACGCCAGCAGGGTCATGAATTCCGTGGCGCCTACTTTATGTGCCAGCTTTTTTAAAGCGCTGGATACTTCCGGCGACAGGTGGAAGGTTTTGTAAGAGCCGTTAAAGGTTTGCACGGCCGGACGCGGCCGATCAGTCGGCAGTTCCAGCACCGGCGGGGCGCCGGCTAATTGTTCTTTCCAGAATTCGATCTCTTTTTCCAGTACTTCGCCTTTTAACCAGTTACGTTGCCAGTAGGCGAAATCGGCGTATTGAATTTGCAGCGGCGGCAGGGGCGAATCGTCCCCGCGGCTAAAAGCGTCGTAAATGATGGCCATTTCGCGTAGCAAGACGTTGGTGGACCAATTGTCGCCGATGATGTGGTGCATGATTAAGATGATAACGTGTTCGTTGATGCCCGTGCGCACCAGCTCCAGGTGAAAGAGCGGCAGACGGTCAATGGCAATGGAACGCCAGGCCTGCTCGTTAACCAGACGTTCCACTTCGGCCTGGCGCTCGGCAGGGGGCAAATGCGTTAAATCGGTAACGGGAATTTTTACTTCAAACGGTTCGTGAATGACCTGCGCGGGTTCGCCGTCGCGGTTGTGGAAGGTAGTGCGCAGCGCCTCGTGACGCTTAATCACCTCGTTCAGGCTGCGTTGCAACACGTCCACTTTAAGGGGCCCGACAATGCGGTAGGTCTCCGGTAAATTGTAAAAGGGGCTGTCCGGCTCGAGCTGGGCCAGAAACCACAGACGCTGCTGGGCAAAAGAGAGCGGCAGCTCCTGATCGCGGCTGACCGGCACGATGGGCGGTATTTGAATGCCCTCGCTGGCCAGCTTTTGTTGATCGATGGCCATGGCCAGGCCGCCGACGGTTGGTTTTTCAAAAACGTGGCGCAACGGCAAATCGATGCCAAAACGTTCTTTAATGCGCGAAACCAGCTGCGTGGCCAGCAGAGAGTGTCCGCCTAATTCGAAGAAATTGTGGTTCGATCCCACTTTTTCCACCGACAGCAGTTGACTGTAAATTTCCGCCAGAACTTCTTCGGTTGGCGTGCGCGGCGCCTCGTATTCCATTTCGATGGTTTCCAGCAAAAGCTTTTGATCCGGTCGGGGAAGGGCGCGGCGATTGACCTTGCCGTTGGGCGTTAGAGGCATCTCTTCCAGCTCCACAAAAGCGGAAGGCACCATGTACTCCGGCAAACGATCCAGCAGAAAATGGCGTAGTTCTTTGTTGGTCAGCGACTTTCCGGCGGCGGGCACAAAGTAGCCGATCAATTTTTTGTCGCCTGGCGTGTCTTCGCGCAGCACAACCGCGGCGCTCTGGATGTCCGGATGCTCGTTCAGGGCCGTTTCGATTTCGCCCAGTTCCACTCGGAAGCCGCGAATTTTAACCTGATCGTCGGCGCGCCCTAAAAATTCAATGTTGCCGTCCGGCAGGTAGCGGGCCACATCGCCGGTTTTGTACATGCGCGCGCCGGGCTGGCTGCTGAAGGGATCGGGTAAAAAGCGCTCGGCGGTTAAATCGGGACGGTTAAAGTAGCCGCGGGCCAGCCCCATGCCGCCCACGTACAATTCGCCGCGTACGCCAATGGGCACGGGTTGTAAAAATTCGTCTAAAATATAAACAGTCATGTTTTCGAAGGGTTTGCCAATGGGCACCAGCCGGTCGCCGGGCATGTTCAGTTCCCGGCTTTCAAAATAGGTGCTGTCGATGGTGGCTTCGGTCAGACCGAATGAGTTGATTAGCCGTGTTTCAGGACCGGTAAAGCCTAAAAACTTTTTATACTCGCTGACGTACCAGATGTCGGAGCCGGCGATCAAATTGCGGAAAAAGTCCAGCTTCTGGTTGGTTTCTTCCAGGTACTGGATTAAATTGCGCAGCACGGCCGGCACAAACTCGGCAATGGTAACCTGTTGGCTACGCATCAGATCGTAAAGTTCGGCTGCTTCCAGTAAAATTTCGCGCGGCGTAAGCACCAGTTTTCCGCCGGAACAAAGTCCGCGCGTCCAGTCGCCGGAGAATACGTCAAAGGAAAAACTGGCCATTTGCAAGTGCGAACGCGCCCGGGTGCGCAGTTCGTAGGCTGTTTCCCAGGCCAGATAGGCGTTAACCAGCGAGCGATGTTGAATCATGGTTCCTTTTGCTTTGCCGGTAGAGCCCGAAGTGTAAATCATGTAAACCAGATTTTCCGGCGTAACCGGAAAAGCCGGGTTGTCATCCGGCAATTGGGTAAATTGTGCCCGGTCTTCGTCCATTAAAAGGACGCGCCCCTCAAAGTGGGGAAGCAGGTCTTTTAAACTACTCTGGGTGATTAAAAAGGTAACGCCGGCGTCTTCTAACATGTAGTTAAGCCGCTCTTCCGGGTAAGAAGGATCAAGCGGCAAATAGGCGCCGCCGGCCTTAAGTACGCCAAGCACGGCCACCAGCAGATGAGCCTGACGCTCGAGCATCACGCCCACCACGGTTTCCGGACGAACGCCCTGTCGGTGCAGCAGACGCGCCAGTTGGTTGGCCTGCCTGTTGAGCTGGTCGTAGGTCAGCGTCTGATCGGGCGCCACCACAGCCGGAGCGTCTGGCGTTTCGGCCGCTCTTTTTTCAAACAGATGGTGAATGCAAAGGTGCGGATCGCGGGGCGCCTGGGTGGCGTTCCATTCCACTAAAATGCGCTGCCGTTCGTCCGGCGCAAGAAAGTTCACATTCAGCACACGCTGCTCAGGATCTTCCACCAGCGCTTCGCACAATTGTTTAAAATGGCGTCCCAAGCGCTGAATGGTGGAGCGGTCAAACAGGTCGGTGTTGTATTCGATGTCGACGATCAGGCCGCTGCTGCCTTCTGTAATGGAAAAGGTCAAATCGTGTGTGGAAGTGCCCATGTCCACGTCAATCTGTTCAAAGGAAATATCTCCCACGCGCGTGCCTTTCATGGGCGCGTTTTGCAGAATGAGCATCACCTGAAACAGGGGCGGGTAGCTCATGTCTCGCGCGGGCTGCAGGGCGTCAACCAGATACTCGAAAGGCAAATCCTGATGATCGTAAGCGTTTAAGGTAATGTTTTTTTCGCGTTGCAAAAATTCGCGAAAGGTGGGGTTGTCGTCCAGGCGGCTGCGCAACACCAGGGTATTGATGAACAGTCCGATCAGCGGTTCGATTTCTGCACGGTTGCGATTGGCAATGGGCGTGCCAATGCTGATGTCTTTTTGGCCGGAGTAGCGGGCTAATAGCGTTTTTAAAGCCGCGGAAAGCACCATGAACAGAGTGCCGCCTTCGCGCCGCGCCAGTTGATTCAGTTTGTTGGTCAATTCAGCCGGAAAGATCACGCGTTCCGACGAACCGACGTTCGATTGAATTTGCGGTCGCGGTCGGTCGGTCGGTAATTCTAAGGGGGGGGGATTGTCGCCCAATTGCTCTTTCCAGAATTGGAGTTGTTCCTCCAGAACTTCGCCCTGTAAATATTCTCGTTGCCATTCGGCAAAGTCGGCGTATTGAATTTCCAGTTCGGGCAGGGGATTGGGCAATCCCTGACTGAAGGCGGCGTATATGGCCGTGATTTCTTTGACCAGCACGCCGATCGACCAGCCGTCGGAAATGATGTGGTGCATGGTGATCAGTACCACATGGTCGTTTTCGCCGGCTTTCAGAATTTTTACGCGGAACAACGGCCCTTTGGCCAGATCAAAGGGCGTGCGCGCCTCGACCGTGGCCAGTCGTTTAATTTCCGCGTCTTTTTTGTCTGCGGCAAGGGATGTCAGGTCGACCAGAGGAATTTCCAGCTTCATCTCCGGATGGATGATTTGCATGGGCTCGCCGTTTTGCGCCCAGAAAGTGGTGCGTAAAATTTCGTGGCGCTCGATGATTTCGTTAATGACCTTTTTAAAAATTTGCACATCAAAGGCCCCGCGCACGCGAATGGCCAGCGGAATGTTGTAATATGGACTGCCAGGCTCAAACTGATCTAAAAACCAGAAACGACGCTGCCCGAAGGAAGAAGGAAACACGTAAACTTCGTCTTCGTCAAAAGGCGTTGAATCGAATGCTTCAAATTCTGTAGTCTGGTCAACGGACATTTATCTTTCCTTTTTTAAATGTTTTTTTTTATTTTAGCCCTCATCCCCAACCCCTTCTCCCAAAGATTGGGAGAAGGGGCAATTAAGGTCAAGGCATTGCGTAAAAGGTAACGATTCTTTTCGTTGAGCGAAATTCCTGCTCACTTTATCAGGTTTTTTTATTTAGCCCTCATCCCCAACCTCTTCTCCCAGAAACTGGGAGAAGGGGCAAATTAGATCAAGGCATTGCGCAAAACTAAAGTTTTTATTTACTGAACGAAATCTTTTCCTCCTTAACCACTCGGTGGTGGCAAAAACTGTTTTTAATCTATGGCGCTCCATTTTTCATGCCAAACTACTTTGTGGAGTTGTTTCTCTTTTTAGCCCTCATCCCCAACCCCTTCTCCCAAAGATTGGGAGAAGGGGCAATTAAGGTCAAGGCATTGCGTAAAGTTGTAAAGTTTGCCCTCCTTGAACGAGATCTTTTCCCCCTCTCCCACTTTGTGTGGGGGAGGGGGATTAAGGGGGTGGGGGCAAATTTCGGGCAATTTAATCAAAGCATTGCGTAAAATTCAAAGTTTTCCCTTGAACGAAACTCTTTCCCAATTTGTTGGATTGTTACCGAATTTAAGTAACACGCCTTAAAAACTTTAACTAATCTTTCGTCTTGAAAAGACATTCTTCTATTTTATTGAAAACCTCATCAATATTGTTAAGTATTTCTTCATTTTTAAATCTTAGTATTTTAAACTGTTTTAATTGGATTATTTCTTTTCTATGTTTATCGTATTCTTTTTGTTTTTCGTGAATTCCCCCGTCAATTTCAATGATCAGTTTGGCTTTTGGGCAAATGAAATCGCAGATAAAAAATTTCTGCCTTTGATTATATTCGTAAAAGACTGGCTTTTGTCGTCTGAATTTCAGTCCTTTAAAATTTTTATTTCTTACATGTTGCCAAAAAATTTTTTCAGCATCAGTTTGATTCTTTCTCAAATGTCTTGCTGTTTGTAAAGCCAATTTTCTGACTTCGGGTTTAATTCTCATAGCCCTCATCCCCAACCCCTTCTCCCAAAAATTGGGAGAAGGGGCAAGTAAGGTCAAGGCATTGTGTAAAGTCGTAAGTTTTCCCACTTTGGACGAATTTATTTCCCTCTCTCCCACTTTGTGGGGATTAAGGGGGCGGGGAAACACCCCTACCGCAGTTGATCCTTCTTCATTTTTCTTCTCTCTCTGGCCACACGCTTAATCTGCGGCGCGGCTTTGGCCGGTTGTTGTTTTGCTTTTTCCACCTCTTCGGCCAGCCCTGCAACGGTCGGTTTTTCAAACAGTTTGATTAACGGCATTTCAACGCCAAAGGTTGTGCGCAGTCGCGACATAAATTGCGTGGCCAGTAGCGAATGGCCGCCCAGTTCAAAAAAGTTGTCGTGGATGCCCACTTTTTCGATATTCAGCAGTTCGCCGACAATTTGCGTCAATTTTTCTTCCACATCGTTACGCGGCGCAATGTATTCCGCCTGAACGGCCGAACGATCCAATTGCGGTTTGGGCAGCGCCCTGCGGTCGATTTTGCCGTTGGGCGTTAGCGGCATGGCATCCAGAAAAACATAAGCCGAAGGCACCATGTAGTCAGGCAGTTCTTTACTTATCTGATCGCGAATCTGACTGATTTCGGGCTGAGGTTCATCGCACACCAGATAGGCCACCAATCGTTTGTCTCCGGGAATGTCTTCGCGAGCCATGACCACCACATCTTTAACCTGCGGCACTTCGCGCAGTACGGCTTCGATTTCGCCCAGTTCGATGCGGAAACCGCGTACCTTCACCTGCAAGTCGATGCGTCCTAAAAATTGGATGTTGCCGTCTTCCTGGTAGCGAACCAGATCGCCGGTGCGGTACAGGCGGTCGCCCTGTCGTCCGCTGAAGGGATCAGGCACAAATTTTTCAGCAGTGAGGTCGGCGCGGTTTAGATAACCGCGCGCCAGACCAACACCGCCAACGCATAGTTCCCCGGGAACTCCCACAGGGACAGGTAGCAAGTTTTGATCCAGTATGTAAAGTTCAAAGTTGCCAATGGGTTTGCCGATCGGCGGATCATTTTCCTGCGCCGGATCGGCATTGTACATGGAAGCGCAAACCGTGGTTTCGGTCGGCCCGTAGGCGTTGACGAACTGACGCCCCACGCCCCAGATTTTGACCAGCTCCTGCGGACACTTTTCACCGGCGGTAATGATGGTTTTCAACGCCGGCAGTGGTTCGTGCGGAAAAACGGCCAGAACCGAAGGCGGCAGGGTAACGGTGGTTACCTCTTTTTCTTTCATCTTTTGCACCAGCAAATCGCCGGATGCCAGAATCTGGCGGTCAACCAGGATCAATGCCGCGCCGTTTAGCAGGGCCATCACGGTCTCCCAGACAGAGGCGTCAAAGCTCAGTGACGAAAACTGCAGAATGCGGCTTTGCGCAGTAATGTTAAAGGCCTTACGCTGTTCGTTAGCAAGATTCAACAATCCGCGATGGGGCAGCAGAGTACCCTTGGGTTTGCCGGTTGAGCCCGAGGTATAAATCACATACGCCAGATTCAAGGGCGTGGTAATGTTCGGAAGATTTTCTTCCGGCTGAGGTTCAATTTGCGCCCATTGACTGTCTAAGGCCAGGGTCTGCGCCCCAAAGTTTTGCAATCGCTCCTGCAAGGGCTGTTGGGTCAGCACGATTTTAAGTTGCGAATCGTGGATCATGTACTGCAGGCGTTCGTCCGGATAGGCCGGGTCGAGCGGTAAAAAGGCTGCACCCGCTTTAAGGGCGGCCATGATGCCCACGATCATCTCCAGCGAACGTTCCAGGCAAATGCCCACACGATCGTCCGGTTTGATGTTTAATGCGCGCAGGTAGTGGGCCAGCTTATTGGCCTTGCGGTTTAGTTCTTCGTAAGAGAGTGTTTGACCGTTGTGTTCCACGGCCAGTAATTGGGGCTGCTCCTGCGCCCATTGCTCAAACTTTTGATGCGCGCACAAATGGCGGTCAAACGGCGTTGCTGTCTGATTCCAGTCGTGCAGCAAGGTTTTCAGTTCGTCTTCGGAAAGATAATTGATTAAATCGATCGGTTGATCCGCATCTTCGGTTACGGCGCGTAAAAAGTTGAGCAGGTGCTGTTGCATGCGTCGGATGGTCGATTCTTTGAACAGGTCGGTATTGAATTCAAAATCGAAATTGAAATGGTCGCCCGCTTCGGTAACGATCAAACTCAGGTCAAACTTGGCCGAACCGGCTTCTTCTTCGGCCGAACGCATGGTCAGGCCGGGCAATTCAAAGCGCGCTTCCGGTAGGTTTTGCATGACGAACATCACCTGAAAGAGCGGCGAATGACTCATCTCGCGTTTGGTGACCAGCGCATCCACAATCTGTTCAAACGGCACGTTCTGATGGGCGTAAGCGTTCAGCGTGTTTTCACGGATTTGCTGCAGCAGTTCGCTAAATTCCAGCCGTTCGCTGAAATCGCCTTTAATGACGATGTTGTTGACGAAAAAGCCAATGAGTTTTTCCGTTTCTGAACGATTACGATTGGCGATGGGCGAACCCACCAGAATTTCATCCTGTCGGCTGTAGCGGTGCAGCAGCGACTGAAAGGCGGCCAGCAGGGTCATGAACACGGTTACATTGTTTTCCCGGCTAAGTTCTTTAATCTTTTGCGAAAGCTGCGGATCAACTTTAACAGAAATGGTTTTGCCGTTAAAGGTTTGCACGGCCGGACGCGGGAAATCGGTTGGCAGTTCCAGAACAGGCGGATCCATGCCCAGGGTTTGTTTCCAGAAATCCAGTTCCTTTTGCAGTGTTTCGCCCTTTAACCAGTTTTGCTGCCACACGGCGTAATCCACGTACTGAATTTCCAGCTCCGG
This sequence is a window from Caldithrix abyssi DSM 13497. Protein-coding genes within it:
- a CDS encoding non-ribosomal peptide synthetase, which produces MSVDQTTEFEAFDSTPFDEDEVYVFPSSFGQRRFWFLDQFEPGSPYYNIPLAIRVRGAFDVQIFKKVINEIIERHEILRTTFWAQNGEPMQIIHPEMKLEIPLVDLTSLAADKKDAEIKRLATVEARTPFDLAKGPLFRVKILKAGENDHVVLITMHHIISDGWSIGVLVKEITAIYAAFSQGLPNPLPELEIQYADFAEWQREYLQGEVLEEQLQFWKEQLGDNPPPLELPTDRPRPQIQSNVGSSERVIFPAELTNKLNQLARREGGTLFMVLSAALKTLLARYSGQKDISIGTPIANRNRAEIEPLIGLFINTLVLRSRLDDNPTFREFLQREKNITLNAYDHQDLPFEYLVDALQPARDMSYPPLFQVMLILQNAPMKGTRVGDISFEQIDVDMGTSTHDLTFSITEGSSGLIVDIEYNTDLFDRSTIQRLGRHFKQLCEALVEDPEQRVLNVNFLAPDERQRILVEWNATQAPRDPHLCIHHLFEKRAAETPDAPAVVAPDQTLTYDQLNRQANQLARLLHRQGVRPETVVGVMLERQAHLLVAVLGVLKAGGAYLPLDPSYPEERLNYMLEDAGVTFLITQSSLKDLLPHFEGRVLLMDEDRAQFTQLPDDNPAFPVTPENLVYMIYTSGSTGKAKGTMIQHRSLVNAYLAWETAYELRTRARSHLQMASFSFDVFSGDWTRGLCSGGKLVLTPREILLEAAELYDLMRSQQVTIAEFVPAVLRNLIQYLEETNQKLDFFRNLIAGSDIWYVSEYKKFLGFTGPETRLINSFGLTEATIDSTYFESRELNMPGDRLVPIGKPFENMTVYILDEFLQPVPIGVRGELYVGGMGLARGYFNRPDLTAERFLPDPFSSQPGARMYKTGDVARYLPDGNIEFLGRADDQVKIRGFRVELGEIETALNEHPDIQSAAVVLREDTPGDKKLIGYFVPAAGKSLTNKELRHFLLDRLPEYMVPSAFVELEEMPLTPNGKVNRRALPRPDQKLLLETIEMEYEAPRTPTEEVLAEIYSQLLSVEKVGSNHNFFELGGHSLLATQLVSRIKERFGIDLPLRHVFEKPTVGGLAMAIDQQKLASEGIQIPPIVPVSRDQELPLSFAQQRLWFLAQLEPDSPFYNLPETYRIVGPLKVDVLQRSLNEVIKRHEALRTTFHNRDGEPAQVIHEPFEVKIPVTDLTHLPPAERQAEVERLVNEQAWRSIAIDRLPLFHLELVRTGINEHVIILIMHHIIGDNWSTNVLLREMAIIYDAFSRGDDSPLPPLQIQYADFAYWQRNWLKGEVLEKEIEFWKEQLAGAPPVLELPTDRPRPAVQTFNGSYKTFHLSPEVSSALKKLAHKVGATEFMTLLALFQTMLYRYSGQDDIVIGTPIANRNHPEIENLIGFFVNTLAIRTRFEDRPSFLQLLKQVRETALAAYAHQDLPFEKLVDALQPERNLSHSPIFQVMFALQTSGRSEMQAPHSELQLQPIEAHSKTAKFDMTLFMLEEADHFSGALEFNTDLFDEDTIERFVRHFTRLAEALVQQPDTPVDRIDFLPAEEKRLLLEAWNGKQALPVLTGTVVDMFERQAAASPEAIAVEMEGQRWTYAELNQRANQLAHYLLARGVQRDQLIGVAVERSPQMLAALLGILKAGAAYVPLDVNYPQERLKFMIEDAGLKLIITSEQSAVKLPAHQAALIKIDTDWLAIATGSEANPGLAIEPQNLCYVIYTSGSTGRPKGTLIHHQGLSNYLNWIVSTYPVQKGIGSLVHSTLAFDATVTAIYSPLITGKTVYLLPDDTEIDALGEALLRYRNFSLIKITPAHLELLSKQIPPHEAADLTHAFIIGGENLTADQIEFWQQHAPETLLFNEYGPTETVVGCVVFEARQWHGSGSVPIGQAIFNTRVYVLDDHLQPTPIGVPGELYIGGIGVARGYLKRPDLTAERFIPYPFSNEPGARLYKTGDLVRYLKNGQLEFIGRVDHQVKIRGYRIELGEIENVLQENDQVQDAVAVVRSDFANDPRLVAYIIPADKETFDEASLRAFLKERLPDYMVPGWFVLLERFPLTPNGKIDRKALPRPDYAQSEKQEEWVAPRTPDEEILAGIWQEILHLPQVGVHNNFFELGGHSLLATQLMSRIREAFGVELPLKDLFEAPTIAELTLKIEQARLQTTGVKIPPLTRQPRSGQLPLSFAQQRLWFLDQLSPDSPFYNIPAAVRIKGQLNVQALEKAVNEIIRRHEVLRTIFVNNNGQPAQKILDDVSFELPIIDLQNESDRDEKVRRLLNRDAMQPFKLDRWPLFRLQLVKLSEHDFIFMFTMHHIISDGWSTSVFMREVGALYEAFSKGLPSPLPELPIQYADFAAWQRSWLKDDVLQEQLNYWKEKIGINPPVLNLPLDHPRPPVQTFNGDAVAGQLPEDISGKLNRLAQQYSVTPFMALLAVFQTLLHHYANQDEILVGSPIANRNYRATEDLIGFFVNTLVLRSDFNLVNTFEELLAQVRETTLGAYAHQDLPFEQLVEVLQPERDMSHSPLFQVMFVLQNTPPGSQSMEFPTIRLEVLEAEERTAKFDLTLVMAESPEGYFYEFEYNTDLFEKSTIERMARHFEILLKQLVEKPAQPLARLELVSGQEKKQIVEEWNQTDAALPEQAVIQALFEQTVEQFAGRPALVYKDQTLTFKALNEKANRLAHYLRARGIKVEIPVAISVERSPEMVIGLLAILKAGGVYLPVDPAYPPERIAYIVQDARPPLLLTQEKLKPLFEAYDVQILTFEALEKELAGQPSENPPIINEAENLAYMIYTSGSTGQPKGAMLAHCGLVNLTLEQIKDFALQPESRVLQFASFSFDASVSEIFTTLVSGAALYLIDRDEMLDVAKAINRYQISVITLPPSVSSLINPQEVPSLKTLISAGEACSVQLAQKWHKHLRFLNAYGPTENTVCASRYFVTEKPKGSAVPIGRPIGNVELYILNKEMMVLPVGVPGELYIGGVNLARGYLNRPDLTAERFVPHPFARKPGQRLYKTGDLARFLPDGNIEFLGRIDFQVKIRGFRIELEEIENVLMQHPQVEDAVVLVREDQPGQKLLAAYCVASGEEEPDAEALKAFCKKSLPDYMTPQAILFLEAFPLTPNGKIDRRALPAPDYEALQAEKYVAPRTSEEEALAAIFAGILNLEKVSVTESFFNLGGHSLLATQLASRIRDEFNVEIPLISIFENPTVAQLVTVIEEQRLKQKGPQLPPFKRIPRDQDIPLSFAQQRLWFLDQLAPDNATYNIPTALKISGRFNLPVFEKTLNFLVERHETLRTTFANKNGTPVQVIKETLSIKPAVVDLTHLPEKEREREALRLATEDAMEPFDLEIGPLFRVKVLKLADDQHVVLFNMHHIISDGWSVSILIREFAQVYESYLKEMIPPLPDLPIQYADFAVWQREWLSGDVLQEQIDYWKSTIGLNPEPLNLPTDFPRPAVQTFNGSSLDRLYPKELLERLKAFSRENGATLFMTLLAAFEALLHRYSGQDSILVGSPIANRRQTELENLIGFFVNNLVLKGEFDDDPDFVTLLQRVRKNTLEAYAHQDLPFENLVEILQPERDMSHAPIFQVMFVMQNTPVQPVQLSDVRLEPIIPEQKIAKYDLSLVVMETEDGLFAEFEYNTDLFRKETIERLHNHFQKLLEDVLQSPQKPVSTLSLITEQELKLFTREWNRIPSEPPLDVCIQTLFEQRAARTPDKTAVVYENERLTFEQLNIRANRLAHYLREIGVGPEKIVAISLERGQQMIISLLAVLKAGGAYLPIDPEYPSDRLNYMLKDSRAKWLITSQQLKEKFSDFSGQLIIQEEIESVLKAKPADNPQIVNRPQNLAYIIYTSGSTGRPKGVMLQHRGLVNLVFSLGGFYGVNAQSRTLQFASFSFDASVEEIFNTLINGATLYLIDRQTLLSGTGLVNALKSYKITNVTLPPSLLNVLNPQDFPHLKNITSAGEACTPEIANKWAQGRRFVNGYGPTENTVCATVYNVEEPLKGNTVPIGHPIHNVQVYVLNRAMIHQPIGVPGELYIGGPGLARGYLNRPDLTAERFVPNPFSEKPGERLYRTGDLVRFLPDGNLEFLGRIDKQVKIRGFRVELGEIEAAIRQHKGVKGAAVNAVKTTTNETALAAYLLVEEREKFDLAALKQEIKKILPDYMVPAAFILLDEFPLTPNGKINYRALPVPQFDQSGEVKQTVKARNTLEARLVDIWKEVLGVTTIGVTDSFFELGGHSLLAMKLLTAVEQKLGKDVNLVSFFREPTIEHMARLIEEDAPFESGATLVKLKSGDDRQPLFFVHPSGGSVHHYAELAKLLKTHRSVYGIQAQGLDGKMPLHQTVEDMASAYIQTIKQKQPHGPYLISSWSLGVIIVHEMARQFKAMGDEVALVLQLDQGPDVTYEKPADNAEMLVNMFKRYFKLDIDYLRTLDEASQFKFVIKKAKKHKVIPRFVRLNDFKRYILVNETQIMAWVNYRQKPYEGEIVLLRSEENAKADPPDLGWAKMVQKVRIIDVPGDHISMLLQPHVQIVADKIDRLLKDL
- a CDS encoding endonuclease domain-containing protein, whose translation is MGKLTTLHNALTLLAPSPNFWEKGLGMRAMRIKPEVRKLALQTARHLRKNQTDAEKIFWQHVRNKNFKGLKFRRQKPVFYEYNQRQKFFICDFICPKAKLIIEIDGGIHEKQKEYDKHRKEIIQLKQFKILRFKNEEILNNIDEVFNKIEECLFKTKD